CTGATGAGGGGTCTACACCACCGACGACAGCCGCTACGACGCGGTGCTCACCCCCGAGCATTTAACAATTCGTCAGCAAGTCTTATCAAAGCACATTGCATGCAAATCGGAGATGATAGTTTGTTGGCTGTTGTTCGTACGATGCAGATACTCGATACACTTTCCAGAGAACCGCAGGGGCTCGGTGTGATGGAGATCGCCAATTCCCTTCATATCCACAAGGCAGATGCTTCACGGATTCTTTCCACACTCGAAGAAGAGGGATACGTGGTTCGGGACGAAGTGACTTCACTCTACAGTGTCGCGTTTCAGTTTGTCGCCATGGCGCTTCGGTACATGGATGAGACTGAGATGGGCGACATTGTCCGCCCGATTTTAAACGATCTCGTTCAAACCATCGGCGAAAGTGTCCAGTTTGCTATCGAGCAGAATCGTGACCTTCTCTACATCGATCGCGTTGACGGTATCAAGCCGCTACGCGTCGCATCTATGCTTGGCTTGAAGGCACCGCTGCATGCCACTGCGGCAGGGAAGGTGTGGCTTGCTAGTTTGCCGGACGAAGAAGTCGCGCAATTGATGAGAGAACGTGGCATGAAGGCTATCACACCCCGCACCATCACAAGCCTCGAGGACCTATTGGAAAATTTGGCTCAGGTTCGACAACAAGGCTATGCGGAGGCGCGAGAAGAAATTAATCAGACGGTATATGGTCTCGCGGCCCCAGTACATGACCGCTATGGCCGTGTTCGTGCAGCACTGGTAGCTACCATTCCTGCTTATGAAGCTACAGAAGAGCGGATTGCCGTCGTAAAAACGGGAGTATTCGCTTCGGCAGAGATTCTATCGCAGCGATTAGCACTCATCTGGTAGATAGGGTGGCGTAAACGTGAGAGTAGTGCTCGCCTGGCAGTCTGCTGCGTCATCAAACAAGGTTGCGCCCGTCTGGCAGTCGGCCACGCTTTATCAAACGGAGCTGCGCTCGCTTTGTGAAAGGGGCTGGTGTCATGAAGATGATTGACTTGTCGCAGGACATTTACAGCGGATCGCCCGTCTATAGGGGCCATCAGCCGACTGTGATCCATCGTTTAAAAGACGTTCAGCAGTTGCCGGACGGGAAATGGACATTTGCAATCAATGGTCTGTTTATGTCAGATCACTGCGGTTCACATACGGATTCCTTTGTGCATATGGACCCAAACCCAGATGCAAAGGCCATTCATGAGCTTCCCGTCGACATGTTCCAAGGGGTTGCTGTTTGTCTGGACGTCAGTGCAGCCGTACCAGGCGGGTTCATCACCGTAGAGATGCTGGAAAAGGCGAGCGAGGAGGCGGGCGTCAATTACAACGGCCCCGTCACCCCGCGTGTTGCCATCCTCTATACAGGGCACTTTGGCCGGGCGTTCCCCAAGCCGTCATACGGAAACACGCATCCGGGCCTCAATCGTGACGCAACGCTTTGGCTTGCAGACAGAGGCATTATTAACATTGGCATTGACTGTGCGAGCGTTGACGTGGAACCCCACAAAGGAGGCGAATGGAAGCCGGCACACTCCGTTTGTCGCGAACGGGGCATGCTGAACACCGAGAACCTCGGAAATATAGAAGAGGTAGTCGGAAAACAATTCTGGTACGTGGGTTTACCGCTGCGCATCGTGGGCGGAACGGCCGGTCCGATTCGAGCGGTCGCAATTCTTCCGGAAGAGGAGGACATGGTTCAATGGAAGTATCTAGCGAGTTTGTCGTAGGTTGTCCTCAGAAAACGGTATTTGACTTCGTCAGCACGCCGAACCAACTGGCCGCCTGTATCCCTGGCTGCAGTCAACTGACTGAGCTTGGCGATGACAACTACGGGGCCGTGCTCGAGGTGGACGTTGCATTTCTAAAGATGAAATTTGATGTGACCGTCCGATTGGTTGAAGTAACCTCGCCGAACCTTCTGCGAGCCACCATGGACGGTAAGCCCAAGGCGCTCGCTGGAAAGCTCACGGGAAATGTAGTGCTCGAACTCTCCTCGGTTGACGAAGTGACGACTCACATTCACTACATCCTTGAGCAGTCCATTACCGGGAAACTGGGCGGGATTGGCCAGTCTGTATTTCGCGCAAAGTGCGAAGAGATGGGCAATTTGTTTGCTGATAACCTAAGAGAAGCACTCCAAAACCCAGAGGAAGAGGAGGCATCGTCGTGAATCCGTTTACACTCATCCAGCCAGAAACCCTTGAAGAAGCCATTGCAGCTCTCGATACCGATGATGCCTCTGTCCGTCCGATTGCTGGCGGCACCGCGCTGATGTTAATGATGAAGTCGAAGTTGTTTGTTCCGGAAAAGTTGGTCAGTCTACACCGACTGCCAGCAACTCTACGAGAAATTTCCATAGATGAGTCTGGGCAGCTCCACATTGGCGCACTGGTCAGTTTGCGATCTGTGGAACTATCACCGCTTGTTTCCAGGTTCGATCCCGTTATCTCAGACGCATTGCGCACGTTGTCCAATGTCCGCGTGCGCAATGTGGCAAGCGTTGGCGGTCATTTGGCGCACGGGGATCCGCACATGGATTTGCCCCCCATCCTGATGGCGCTCAATGCCAGAGTTGTAATACAGAACAAGGCCGGTAGTCGGACACTACCGTTGACTGAGTTCCTGCTCGGGTATTACACCACGGCATTGCAACCTGGGGAACTCATTACTGAACTTATCGTGCCAGCACGCGATAGCGAGATGTCCGGAGCATATCTCAAG
The Alicyclobacillus curvatus genome window above contains:
- a CDS encoding xanthine dehydrogenase family protein subunit M: MNPFTLIQPETLEEAIAALDTDDASVRPIAGGTALMLMMKSKLFVPEKLVSLHRLPATLREISIDESGQLHIGALVSLRSVELSPLVSRFDPVISDALRTLSNVRVRNVASVGGHLAHGDPHMDLPPILMALNARVVIQNKAGSRTLPLTEFLLGYYTTALQPGELITELIVPARDSEMSGAYLKYTALSADDWPMANVVSYLQMTEETITEARVAVSAAIEKPIRLYDVETFLKNQKPSTKVFADAAELAVSNLRPLADIRGSSGYKREIVRVYVRRSLERIATSPLFTGRGAGHE
- a CDS encoding cyclase family protein; protein product: MKMIDLSQDIYSGSPVYRGHQPTVIHRLKDVQQLPDGKWTFAINGLFMSDHCGSHTDSFVHMDPNPDAKAIHELPVDMFQGVAVCLDVSAAVPGGFITVEMLEKASEEAGVNYNGPVTPRVAILYTGHFGRAFPKPSYGNTHPGLNRDATLWLADRGIINIGIDCASVDVEPHKGGEWKPAHSVCRERGMLNTENLGNIEEVVGKQFWYVGLPLRIVGGTAGPIRAVAILPEEEDMVQWKYLASLS
- a CDS encoding IclR family transcriptional regulator — its product is MQIGDDSLLAVVRTMQILDTLSREPQGLGVMEIANSLHIHKADASRILSTLEEEGYVVRDEVTSLYSVAFQFVAMALRYMDETEMGDIVRPILNDLVQTIGESVQFAIEQNRDLLYIDRVDGIKPLRVASMLGLKAPLHATAAGKVWLASLPDEEVAQLMRERGMKAITPRTITSLEDLLENLAQVRQQGYAEAREEINQTVYGLAAPVHDRYGRVRAALVATIPAYEATEERIAVVKTGVFASAEILSQRLALIW